The following are from one region of the Streptomyces fradiae genome:
- a CDS encoding MetQ/NlpA family ABC transporter substrate-binding protein, which produces MRKNIKLSAGIAATAALALGLTACGTSSDPTSTKDAAGSADKPLVVAASPTPHADILNFVKDKLAAKEGLKLEVKEFTDYVLPNTATESGQVDANYFQHKPYLDDFNKKNNTHIVPVVNVHLEPLGLYSKKVTSVKDIKAGQTVAVPNDTTNEGRALHLLADNGLITLKAGVGTDAKLSDITDKKGLEFKELEAATVPRALNDVDAAVVNGNYAIEAKLSPAKDALVLEKAEGNPYANFLAVKAGNENDARVQKLVKLLNSPEVKKYIEDTYKGSVVPAFGAPAK; this is translated from the coding sequence GTGCGCAAGAACATCAAGCTCTCCGCCGGCATCGCCGCCACCGCCGCCCTCGCCCTCGGCCTGACCGCGTGCGGCACCTCCTCCGACCCGACCTCCACCAAGGACGCGGCCGGCTCCGCCGACAAGCCGCTCGTCGTCGCCGCGTCCCCGACGCCGCACGCCGACATCCTCAACTTCGTCAAGGACAAGCTCGCCGCCAAGGAGGGCCTGAAGCTGGAGGTGAAGGAGTTCACGGACTACGTCCTGCCGAACACCGCCACCGAGTCCGGCCAGGTCGACGCCAACTACTTCCAGCACAAGCCGTACCTCGACGACTTCAACAAGAAGAACAACACCCACATCGTCCCCGTGGTGAACGTGCACCTGGAGCCGCTCGGCCTCTACTCCAAGAAGGTCACGTCGGTGAAGGACATCAAGGCCGGCCAGACCGTCGCCGTCCCCAACGACACCACCAACGAGGGCCGCGCGCTCCACCTGCTCGCCGACAACGGGCTCATCACCCTCAAGGCGGGCGTCGGCACCGACGCCAAGCTCTCCGACATCACCGACAAGAAGGGCCTGGAGTTCAAGGAGCTGGAGGCCGCCACCGTGCCCCGCGCCCTGAACGACGTCGACGCCGCCGTCGTCAACGGCAACTACGCGATCGAGGCCAAGCTCTCCCCGGCGAAGGACGCCCTCGTCCTGGAGAAGGCGGAGGGCAACCCCTACGCCAACTTCCTCGCCGTCAAGGCCGGCAACGAGAACGACGCCCGGGTGCAGAAGCTCGTCAAGCTGCTCAACTCCCCCGAGGTGAAGAAGTACATCGAGGACACCTACAAGGGCTCCGTCGTCCCGGCCTTCGGCGCCCCCGCCAAGTAA
- a CDS encoding GNAT family N-acetyltransferase, with translation MELRMTTTFPSISISTDRLVLRAFEEADIPAFVEMMNDELVVAWTSVPHPYTPRDAEDWVRRIAPAERTEGRGIVFAVTEFLTQRLVGIVHLHSTNWRTRATEVAYVTAPWARGEGYATESVLAVAQWLFGDRGFERLELRTAADNTASQQVAQKIGCISEGVLRNAWIARSQTETGAWTDIRTDLIVWSLLPEDLDADQMAEAGLSTYADWS, from the coding sequence ATGGAGTTGCGCATGACTACGACCTTCCCGTCCATCTCCATCAGCACGGACCGGTTGGTGCTGCGCGCGTTCGAAGAGGCCGACATCCCCGCCTTCGTGGAGATGATGAACGACGAACTCGTCGTCGCCTGGACCTCCGTCCCGCACCCCTACACCCCGCGCGACGCCGAGGACTGGGTCCGCAGGATCGCTCCTGCGGAACGCACCGAGGGCCGCGGCATCGTCTTCGCCGTCACCGAGTTCCTCACCCAGCGCCTCGTCGGCATCGTCCACCTCCACAGCACCAACTGGCGCACCCGCGCCACCGAGGTCGCCTACGTCACCGCCCCCTGGGCCCGCGGCGAGGGCTACGCCACCGAATCCGTCCTCGCCGTCGCCCAATGGCTCTTCGGCGACCGCGGCTTCGAACGCCTCGAACTGCGCACCGCCGCCGACAACACCGCCTCCCAGCAGGTCGCCCAGAAGATCGGCTGCATCAGCGAAGGCGTCCTGCGCAACGCCTGGATAGCGCGCAGCCAGACCGAGACAGGCGCCTGGACCGACATCCGCACCGACCTCATCGTGTGGAGCCTCCTCCCCGAGGACCTCGACGCCGACCAGATGGCCGAGGCCGGCCTCTCCACCTACGCCGACTGGAGCTAG
- a CDS encoding methionine ABC transporter ATP-binding protein, translating into MITTSGLTKVYESRGRQVTALDGVDLHVREGEVFGVIGQSGAGKSSLIRCVNLLERPTSGTVTVDGVDLTALAGKGRRAGKELRRARSSIGMVFQHFNLLSSRTVKDNIELPLEILGVSGAERSRRALELLDLVGLADKAKAYPGQLSGGQKQRVGIARALAGKPKVLLSDEATSALDPETTRSILQLLRDLNRQLGLTVLLITHEMDVVKTICDSAALMQHGRVVESGTVGELLATPGSQLAAELFPVSGAATGLDRTVVDVTFHGETAGQPVISQLARTYNIDISILGAAMDTVGGRQIGRMRIELPGRYEENVVPVGFLREQGLQVEIVEPQDAGPATAAAPVLVKEGAK; encoded by the coding sequence GTGATCACCACTTCGGGCCTGACCAAGGTCTACGAGTCGCGAGGCCGCCAGGTCACCGCTCTGGACGGCGTCGACCTCCACGTTCGCGAAGGCGAGGTCTTCGGCGTGATCGGCCAGAGCGGCGCCGGCAAGTCCTCGCTCATCCGCTGCGTCAACCTCCTGGAGCGCCCCACCTCCGGCACCGTGACCGTCGACGGCGTCGACCTCACCGCCCTCGCCGGAAAGGGCCGCCGCGCCGGCAAGGAACTGCGCCGCGCCCGCAGCAGCATCGGCATGGTCTTCCAGCACTTCAACCTGCTGTCCTCGCGCACCGTCAAGGACAACATCGAGCTGCCCCTGGAGATCCTCGGCGTCTCCGGCGCCGAACGCTCCCGCCGCGCCCTGGAACTCCTCGACCTCGTCGGCCTCGCCGACAAGGCCAAGGCCTACCCCGGCCAGCTCTCCGGCGGCCAGAAGCAGCGCGTCGGCATCGCGCGCGCCCTCGCCGGCAAGCCCAAGGTGCTGCTCTCGGACGAGGCCACCAGCGCCCTCGACCCCGAGACCACCCGCTCCATCCTCCAGCTGCTGCGCGACCTCAACCGGCAGCTCGGCCTCACCGTCCTCCTCATCACCCACGAGATGGACGTCGTCAAGACCATCTGCGACTCGGCCGCCCTCATGCAGCACGGCCGGGTCGTCGAGTCCGGCACCGTCGGCGAACTCCTCGCCACCCCCGGCTCCCAGCTCGCCGCCGAACTCTTCCCGGTCAGCGGCGCCGCCACCGGACTCGACCGCACCGTCGTGGACGTCACCTTCCACGGCGAGACCGCCGGACAGCCGGTGATCTCGCAGCTCGCCCGTACGTACAACATCGACATCTCGATCCTCGGCGCCGCCATGGACACCGTCGGCGGACGCCAGATCGGCCGCATGCGGATCGAACTCCCCGGCCGTTACGAGGAGAACGTCGTCCCGGTCGGCTTCCTGCGCGAGCAGGGCCTCCAGGTCGAGATCGTCGAACCGCAGGACGCCGGACCGGCCACCGCCGCCGCGCCCGTCCTGGTGAAGGAAGGTGCCAAGTGA
- the cbiE gene encoding precorrin-6y C5,15-methyltransferase (decarboxylating) subunit CbiE codes for MADRVTVIGWDGSPLTAAARSALAAATLVAGAAHHLALPEVPAAAERIRLGSVDLAARRIAGHRGTAVVLADGDPGFFGVVRTLRAPEHGLEVEVVPAVSSVAAAFARAGMPWDDARVVVAHQRTLRRAVNVCRAHPKVAVLTSPGAGPAELALLLDGVHRTFVICEELGTDREQVTVVTSDKAADHAWRDPNVVLVIGGGSTGGWLMGHDTPAVRGWALPTEDTGGRTGQDPTLRAAQLARLGPREGDLVWDIGCADGAFAVDAARFGAAVIAVDADPAACARTEAAARAAGRHLQTVTGRAPHVLESLPEPDVVRIGAGGVPVVTAVTDRRPERIVTHAATRDEAEAIGAALADGGYAVECALLQTVGLDPAEWTERGRSVVFLLSGNRTDAPRDRGGHRGR; via the coding sequence ATGGCCGACCGGGTCACGGTGATCGGCTGGGACGGCTCGCCCCTCACCGCGGCGGCCCGGTCCGCGCTCGCCGCCGCCACCCTGGTGGCCGGCGCCGCCCACCACCTCGCCCTCCCGGAGGTCCCGGCCGCCGCCGAACGCATCCGCCTCGGCAGCGTCGACCTCGCCGCCCGCCGCATCGCCGGCCACCGCGGCACCGCCGTCGTCCTCGCCGACGGCGACCCCGGCTTCTTCGGCGTCGTCCGCACCCTGCGCGCCCCCGAACACGGCCTGGAGGTCGAGGTCGTACCCGCCGTCTCCAGCGTCGCCGCCGCCTTCGCCCGGGCCGGCATGCCCTGGGACGACGCCCGCGTCGTCGTCGCCCACCAGCGCACCCTGCGCCGCGCCGTCAACGTCTGCCGCGCCCACCCCAAGGTCGCCGTCCTCACCTCACCCGGCGCCGGCCCCGCCGAACTCGCCCTGCTCCTCGACGGAGTCCACCGCACCTTCGTCATCTGCGAGGAACTCGGCACGGACCGCGAACAGGTCACCGTCGTCACCTCCGACAAGGCCGCCGACCACGCCTGGCGCGACCCCAACGTCGTCCTCGTCATCGGCGGCGGCTCCACCGGCGGCTGGCTCATGGGCCACGACACCCCGGCGGTACGCGGCTGGGCCCTGCCCACCGAGGACACCGGCGGCCGCACCGGCCAGGACCCCACCCTGCGCGCCGCCCAGCTCGCCCGGCTCGGCCCCCGCGAGGGCGACCTGGTCTGGGACATCGGCTGCGCCGACGGAGCCTTCGCCGTCGACGCCGCCCGCTTCGGCGCCGCCGTCATCGCCGTCGACGCCGACCCCGCCGCCTGCGCCCGCACCGAGGCCGCCGCCCGCGCCGCCGGCCGCCACCTCCAGACCGTCACCGGCCGCGCCCCGCACGTCCTGGAGAGCCTTCCCGAACCCGATGTCGTACGCATCGGGGCCGGGGGAGTCCCGGTCGTCACCGCTGTCACCGACCGCAGGCCCGAGCGGATCGTCACCCACGCCGCCACCCGCGACGAGGCCGAGGCGATCGGCGCGGCACTGGCCGACGGCGGCTACGCCGTGGAGTGCGCGCTGCTGCAGACCGTGGGCCTCGACCCGGCCGAATGGACCGAGCGCGGGCGCTCCGTGGTCTTCCTCCTGTCCGGCAACCGGACGGATGCTCCCCGTGATCGCGGGGGTCATCGGGGAAGGTAG
- the cobT gene encoding nicotinate-nucleotide--dimethylbenzimidazole phosphoribosyltransferase yields MTDTGQVPAEGLPENAGTGEQPGIPAPGAYAYLDPSENAAEDDEVLLMPGAQGAWSELQPGVVPAPPVTVPAPGPVVDPLTAPIEQVTATPPQGVPVPPQATPAHGVPHEPVLTDHGYEPGILDTGAHEAAGRDSGSVDLSGVRMPAPAPAQAPQPARRPLHMGPPMPDATGGVVRSLADRGPAAAPAAQPAPVAAPAAAAAPTPMPVRTPGPPTTGPEYLDVPPQDQQTAPQGAVPWTAQPQEPQTPAPAEPVAPQAVQFVPVEGSVPTAPHLAPTPAPEPVLPVQDPQPEQPQAVAEPVVAEPAVVEPPAAEPPAAEPVAQEAPVPAPREAEPEPQPEAPVAVEAPAEPIMVEPVVTEAPVVAPEEQPAPAPVEVAAEEIPVVAEAQPEVPIEVAPEPVVEVAAEPELPAEAVVEAAPEPQPEPVAEAPAEPEAVPTPAAEPVIEPSAAPEPEAQAEAGAEVEAQAQAAPEAAAETAPETAAETAPETAPAGDRAPGYDEAEREAVLRVMRERRDIRNGFRPDPIPHEVLLRVLEAAHTAPSVGHSQPWDFVVIRSAETRRTMHELAQTQRDAYAKSLPKGRAKQFKELKIEAILDTPVNIVVTADPTRGGRHTLGRYTQPQMAPYSSALAVENLWLAARAEGLGVGWVSFFDEREMVRALGLPEHLEVVAYLCVGYVDEFPEEPELMQAGWSKRRPLSWVVHEETYGRRALPGEEPHDLLQETVANIRPLDAKALGEAWERQKRMTKPAGALGMLEIISAQLCGLSRVCPPPIPEPAAVAIFAGDHGVHAQGVTAWPQEVTGQMVANFLGGGAVCNAFANQVGAEVCVIDVGVASDLPSTPGLLPRKVKAGTADFTIGQAMTREEAIAAIEVGIETARDLVAAGNKALLTGEMGIANTTASAALISVYTGVDPVEVTGRGTGINDEMHARKVDVVRRALDLHKPDPADPIGVLAAIGGLEHAALVGLILGASSLRTPVILDGVSTGAAALVARAIAPESLAACIAGHRSAEPGHVAALNKLGLRPLVDLDLRLGEGTGALLALPVVQSAARAMHEVATFDSAGVTEK; encoded by the coding sequence ATGACGGACACCGGCCAGGTCCCGGCTGAGGGGCTGCCGGAGAACGCAGGCACGGGCGAGCAGCCGGGCATCCCCGCCCCGGGCGCGTACGCCTACCTGGACCCCTCCGAGAACGCAGCCGAGGACGACGAGGTACTGCTGATGCCGGGCGCCCAGGGCGCCTGGAGCGAGCTGCAGCCGGGCGTCGTGCCCGCGCCGCCGGTCACCGTGCCCGCCCCGGGCCCGGTCGTCGATCCGCTGACCGCCCCCATCGAGCAGGTCACCGCCACCCCGCCGCAGGGCGTGCCGGTGCCCCCGCAGGCCACCCCGGCGCACGGCGTACCGCACGAGCCGGTCCTCACCGACCACGGCTACGAGCCCGGCATCCTCGACACCGGCGCCCACGAGGCGGCCGGCCGCGACTCCGGCTCCGTCGACCTGAGCGGCGTCCGGATGCCCGCCCCGGCGCCCGCGCAGGCCCCGCAGCCCGCGCGCCGCCCGCTGCACATGGGCCCGCCGATGCCGGACGCCACCGGCGGCGTGGTGCGCTCCCTCGCCGACCGCGGCCCGGCCGCCGCCCCCGCCGCGCAGCCCGCGCCCGTCGCGGCCCCGGCCGCGGCCGCGGCGCCCACGCCGATGCCGGTCCGCACCCCGGGCCCGCCGACCACCGGCCCCGAGTACCTGGACGTGCCGCCGCAGGACCAGCAGACGGCCCCGCAGGGCGCCGTGCCGTGGACCGCGCAGCCCCAGGAGCCGCAGACCCCCGCCCCGGCGGAGCCGGTCGCCCCGCAGGCCGTGCAGTTCGTCCCGGTCGAGGGCTCCGTCCCGACCGCCCCGCACCTGGCCCCGACGCCCGCCCCGGAGCCGGTCCTCCCGGTCCAGGACCCGCAGCCGGAGCAGCCGCAGGCCGTGGCCGAGCCCGTCGTCGCCGAACCCGCCGTCGTGGAACCGCCGGCCGCCGAGCCGCCCGCCGCGGAGCCGGTCGCACAGGAGGCCCCGGTCCCCGCACCGCGCGAGGCCGAACCGGAGCCGCAGCCCGAGGCGCCGGTCGCGGTCGAGGCTCCCGCCGAGCCGATCATGGTCGAGCCGGTCGTGACCGAGGCCCCGGTCGTCGCCCCCGAGGAGCAGCCGGCCCCGGCCCCCGTCGAGGTCGCCGCGGAGGAGATCCCGGTCGTGGCCGAGGCGCAGCCCGAGGTCCCGATTGAGGTCGCCCCGGAACCCGTCGTCGAGGTCGCCGCGGAGCCCGAACTCCCGGCAGAGGCCGTCGTCGAGGCCGCCCCCGAGCCCCAGCCCGAGCCCGTCGCGGAGGCCCCGGCGGAGCCGGAGGCCGTACCCACCCCCGCCGCCGAGCCCGTGATCGAGCCCTCCGCAGCCCCCGAGCCGGAGGCCCAGGCCGAGGCTGGGGCCGAGGTCGAAGCGCAGGCCCAGGCCGCCCCGGAAGCAGCAGCCGAGACGGCACCCGAGACAGCAGCCGAGACGGCACCCGAGACGGCACCGGCCGGCGACCGCGCCCCCGGTTACGACGAGGCCGAGCGCGAGGCAGTCCTCCGCGTGATGCGCGAGCGCCGCGACATCCGCAACGGCTTCCGCCCCGACCCGATCCCGCACGAGGTGCTGCTCCGCGTCCTTGAGGCGGCCCACACGGCGCCTTCCGTCGGCCACTCGCAGCCCTGGGACTTCGTCGTCATCCGGTCCGCGGAGACCCGCCGGACGATGCACGAGCTGGCCCAGACCCAGCGCGACGCGTACGCCAAGTCGCTGCCCAAGGGCCGGGCGAAGCAGTTCAAGGAACTGAAGATCGAGGCCATCCTCGACACCCCGGTGAACATCGTCGTCACCGCGGACCCGACCCGCGGCGGCCGGCACACCCTCGGCCGCTACACGCAGCCGCAGATGGCCCCGTACTCCTCGGCGCTCGCCGTCGAGAACCTGTGGCTCGCCGCCCGCGCCGAGGGCCTCGGCGTCGGCTGGGTCAGCTTCTTCGACGAGCGCGAGATGGTCCGCGCCCTCGGCCTGCCCGAGCACCTCGAAGTGGTCGCGTACCTCTGCGTCGGCTACGTCGACGAGTTCCCCGAGGAGCCCGAGCTGATGCAGGCGGGCTGGTCCAAGCGCCGCCCGCTGTCCTGGGTCGTCCACGAGGAGACGTACGGCCGCCGCGCGCTGCCCGGCGAGGAGCCGCACGACCTGCTCCAGGAGACCGTCGCCAACATCCGCCCGCTGGACGCCAAGGCGCTCGGCGAGGCCTGGGAGCGCCAGAAGCGCATGACGAAGCCCGCGGGGGCGCTCGGCATGCTGGAGATCATCTCCGCGCAGCTCTGCGGCCTGTCCCGGGTCTGCCCGCCGCCGATCCCCGAGCCGGCCGCCGTCGCGATCTTCGCCGGCGACCACGGGGTGCACGCCCAGGGCGTCACCGCCTGGCCCCAGGAGGTGACCGGCCAGATGGTCGCGAACTTCCTCGGCGGCGGCGCCGTCTGCAACGCCTTCGCCAACCAGGTGGGCGCCGAGGTCTGCGTCATCGACGTCGGCGTGGCCTCCGACCTGCCCTCCACGCCCGGTCTGCTCCCGCGCAAGGTCAAGGCCGGCACCGCCGACTTCACCATCGGTCAGGCGATGACCCGCGAAGAGGCGATCGCCGCGATCGAGGTCGGCATCGAGACCGCCCGCGACCTGGTGGCGGCCGGCAACAAGGCGCTGCTCACCGGCGAGATGGGCATCGCGAACACCACCGCGTCCGCCGCGCTCATCTCGGTCTACACCGGCGTCGACCCGGTCGAGGTCACCGGCCGCGGCACCGGCATCAACGACGAGATGCACGCCCGCAAGGTGGACGTGGTCCGCCGGGCGCTCGACCTCCACAAGCCGGACCCGGCGGACCCGATCGGTGTCCTCGCGGCGATCGGCGGCCTGGAGCACGCGGCGCTCGTCGGCCTGATCCTGGGCGCGTCCTCGCTCCGTACCCCGGTCATCCTCGACGGCGTCTCCACCGGCGCGGCGGCCCTCGTCGCCCGCGCCATCGCGCCCGAATCCCTCGCGGCCTGCATCGCGGGCCACCGCAGCGCCGAGCCGGGCCACGTCGCGGCCCTCAACAAGCTGGGCCTGCGCCCCCTGGTCGACCTGGACCTCCGCCTCGGCGAGGGCACCGGCGCCCTGCTCGCCCTCCCGGTGGTCCAGAGCGCCGCTCGGGCGATGCACGAGGTGGCGACGTTCGACTCGGCGGGCGTCACCGAAAAGTAG
- a CDS encoding methionine ABC transporter permease, translating into MTWSEMQPLLEQGTVDTLYMVLWATVVTIAGGLPLGILLVLTDKGGLLQNRPVNKVVGAIVNVGRSLPFIILLIALIPFTTLVVGTFIGPTAMIVPLAIGAIPFFARLVETAIREVDHGLVEAVQSMGGGIPTIVRKVLLPQALPSLVSAVTTTVIVLIGYSAMAGAVGGEGLGSKAITYGYQRFDTTFMLVTVVVLVVIVTVVQLIGDGVVRLLARRGRTA; encoded by the coding sequence GTGACCTGGTCCGAGATGCAGCCGCTGCTCGAGCAGGGCACCGTCGACACCCTCTACATGGTCCTGTGGGCCACCGTCGTCACCATCGCCGGCGGCCTCCCGCTCGGCATCCTGCTCGTCCTCACCGACAAGGGCGGACTGCTGCAGAACCGCCCGGTGAACAAGGTCGTCGGCGCGATCGTGAACGTGGGCCGCTCGCTCCCGTTCATCATCCTGCTGATCGCCCTGATCCCCTTCACCACCCTCGTCGTCGGCACCTTCATCGGCCCCACCGCGATGATCGTGCCGCTCGCCATCGGCGCCATCCCCTTCTTCGCCCGGCTCGTCGAGACCGCGATCCGCGAGGTCGACCACGGACTCGTCGAAGCCGTCCAGTCCATGGGCGGCGGCATCCCCACCATCGTCCGCAAGGTCCTGCTCCCGCAGGCCCTGCCCTCCCTGGTCTCCGCCGTCACCACCACCGTCATCGTGCTCATCGGCTACTCCGCCATGGCCGGCGCGGTCGGCGGCGAAGGACTCGGCTCCAAGGCCATCACGTACGGATACCAGCGCTTCGACACCACCTTCATGCTGGTCACCGTCGTCGTCCTGGTCGTGATCGTCACCGTCGTCCAGCTCATCGGCGACGGCGTCGTCCGCCTCCTCGCCCGCCGCGGCCGCACCGCGTGA